The proteins below are encoded in one region of Triticum aestivum cultivar Chinese Spring chromosome 1B, IWGSC CS RefSeq v2.1, whole genome shotgun sequence:
- the LOC123129777 gene encoding histone H3.2, whose protein sequence is MARTKQTARKSTGGKAPRKQLATKAARKSAPATGGVKKPHRFRPGTVALREIRKYQKSTELLIRKLPFQRLVREIAQDFKTDLRFQSSAVSALQEAAEAYLVGLFEDTNLCAIHAKRVTIMPKDIQLARRIRGERA, encoded by the coding sequence ATGGCCCGCACGAAGCAGACGGCGAGGAAGTCCACCGGCGGCAAGGCGCCGCGCAAGCAGCTGGCGACCAAGGCGGCGCGCAAGTCCGCCCCGGCCACCGGCGGCGTGAAGAAGCCCCACCGCTTCCGCCCCGGCACCGTCGCGCTCCGGGAGATCCGCAAGTACCAGAAGAGCACCGAGCTGCTCATCCGCAAGCTGCCGTTCCAGCGCCTGGTGCGGGAGATCGCGCAGGACTTCAAGACCGACCTCCGCTTCCAGAGCTCCGCCGTCTCCGCGCTGCAGGAGGCCGCCGAGGCCTACCTCGTCGGGCTCTTCGAGGACACCAACCTCTGCGCCATCCACGCCAAGCGCGTCACcatcatgcccaaggacatccaGCTCGCCCGCCGCATCCGTGGCGAGAGGGCCTAG
- the LOC123129787 gene encoding uncharacterized protein, with protein MGGSRRKFKRTRTKVRVGLPRKKPREFKPAFDLPEALAAAAAAEAGGHVPSWDAEGSVVKNYSAFGVVANPNLLGAHSRGTRGLVQSASLQAPDVDALRAPVDEFGPVDTGSDLECDDLKSALGKKRRDGKSAPLEPLTKIQRLCIGRLIEKYGDNYKAMFMDTKLNSMQHSVGTLKKLCERYHVGGKTILYPM; from the exons ATGGGAGGGTCGCGGCGCAAGTTCAAGCGAACCCGCACCAAGGTGCGCGTGGGGTTGCCGCGCAAGAAGCCGCGCGAGTTCAAGCCGGCCTTCGACCTGCCCgaggcgctcgccgccgccgccgccgcagaggcCGGCGGCCACGTGCCGAGCTGGGACGCGGAAGGCAGCGTCGTGAAGAACTACTCCGCTTTCGGGGTCGTGGCCAACCCCAACCTGCTCGGCGCCCACTCCCGCGGCACGCGAGGCCTCGTCCAGAGCGCCTCGCTGCAGGCGCCCGACGTCGACGCCTTGCGCGCCCCCGTCGACGAGTTCGGCCCCGTCGACACCGGCAGTGATCTCGAGTGCGATG ATCTAAAATCTGCACTTGGGAAGAAAAGGAGGGATGGCAAATCTGCACCTTTGGAGCCACTGACTAAAATTCAACGACTATGTATTGGCAGATTAATAGAGAAGTATGGCGACAACTACAAG GCCATGTTCATGGATACCAAACTGAACTCAATGCAGCACTCAGTGGGTACATTGAAAAAGCTCTGTGAAAGATACCATGTTGGTGGCAAGACCATCCTCTATCCGATGTAG
- the LOC123129797 gene encoding histone H3.2 — MARTKQTARKSTGGKAPRKQLATKAARKSAPATGGVKKPHRFRPGTVALREIRKYQKSTELLIRKLPFQRLVREIAQDFKTDLRFQSSAVSALQEAAEAYLVGLFEDTNLCAIHAKRVTIMPKDIQLARRIRGERA, encoded by the coding sequence ATGGCCCGCACGAAGCAGACGGCGAGGAAGTCCACCGGCGGCAAGGCGCCGCGCAAGCAGCTGGCCACCAAGGCGGCGCGCAAGTCCGCCCCGGCCACCGGCGGCGTGAAGAAGCCCCACCGCTTCCGCCCCGGCACCGTCGCGCTCCGGGAGATCCGCAAGTACCAGAAGAGCACCGAGCTGCTCATCCGCAAGCTCCCCTTCCAGCGCCTGGTGCGGGAGATCGCGCAGGACTTCAAGACCGACCTCCGCTTCCAGAGCTCCGCCGTCTCCGCGCTGCAGGAGGCCGCCGAGGCCTACCTCGTCGGGCTCTTCGAGGACACCAACCTCTGCGCCATCCACGCCAAGCGCGTCACcatcatgcccaaggacatccaGCTCGCCCGCCGCATCCGTGGCGAGAGGGCCTAG
- the LOC123129807 gene encoding histone H2B.1-like, translated as MAPKAEKKPAAKKPAEEEPTTEKAEKAPAAKKPKAEKRLPAGKTASKEGGEKRGRKKGKKSVETYKIYIFKVLKQVHPDIGISSKAMSIMNSFINDIFEKLAGEAAKLARYNKKPTITSREIQTSVRLVLPGELAKHAVSEGTKAVTKFTSS; from the coding sequence ATGGCCCCCAAGGCGGAGAAGAAGCCGGCGGCGAAGAAGcccgcggaggaggagccgacgacgGAGAAGGCCGAGAAGGCCCCGGCGGCGAAGAAGCCCAAGGCCGAGAAGCGGCTGCCGGCGGGCAAGACCGCCTCCAAGGAGGGCGGCGAGAAGAGGGGccgcaagaagggcaagaagagCGTGGAGACGTACAAGATCTACATCTTCAAGGTGCTCAAGCAGGTCCACCCCGACATCGGCATCTCCTCCAAGGCCATGTCcatcatgaactccttcatcaacgaCATCTTCGAGAAGCTCGCCGGCGAGGCCGCCAAGCTCGCCCGCTACAACAAGAAGCCCACCATCACCTCCCGGGAGATCCAGACCTCCGTCCGCCTCGTCCTCCCCGGCGAGCTCGCCAAGCACGCCGTCTCCGAGGGCACCAAGGCCgtcaccaagttcacctcctcGTAG